A window of the Haloarcula litorea genome harbors these coding sequences:
- a CDS encoding helix-turn-helix domain-containing protein has protein sequence MKYVRLSLSMGPAKRHPMHQFVVETDGYDASYLLRGNDVGSEVQTLLFHVDGWPPDPYRAALEATDEVAEYAISTCPDETFYLYVRDRPSDVGAGLVDAMRRSRLCPASPVGYHADGTVRLTLVGPGEAVQAATESVPTGISVDVLSVGEYDSRRLDTAAGLTDRQFAAVAAAVDCGYYESPREGTTADVADRLDCSPGTAAEHLRKAERHVMASVLDQHDGPASRRNP, from the coding sequence GTGAAGTACGTCCGCCTCTCGCTTTCGATGGGGCCGGCCAAGCGCCACCCGATGCACCAGTTCGTCGTCGAGACCGACGGCTACGACGCCAGCTACCTGCTGCGGGGCAACGACGTCGGGAGCGAGGTCCAGACGCTCCTCTTCCACGTCGACGGCTGGCCGCCCGACCCCTACCGGGCGGCCCTAGAGGCGACGGACGAGGTCGCGGAGTACGCCATCTCGACGTGTCCCGACGAGACGTTCTACCTCTACGTCCGGGACCGGCCCTCCGACGTGGGGGCCGGCCTCGTCGACGCGATGCGGCGCTCGCGGCTCTGTCCGGCCTCGCCGGTGGGCTACCACGCCGACGGCACCGTCCGCCTGACGCTGGTCGGCCCCGGCGAGGCTGTCCAGGCGGCCACGGAGTCGGTTCCGACGGGCATCTCGGTCGACGTGCTGTCGGTCGGCGAGTACGACAGCCGGCGGCTGGACACCGCCGCGGGCCTGACAGACCGGCAGTTCGCGGCGGTGGCGGCGGCCGTCGACTGCGGCTACTACGAGAGCCCCCGCGAGGGGACCACCGCCGACGTGGCCGACCGGCTGGACTGCTCGCCCGGCACCGCCGCCGAACACCTACGCAAGGCCGAACGCCACGTTATGGCGAGCGTCCTCGACCAGCACGACGGCCCGGCGTCGCGCCGCAACCCATAA
- a CDS encoding lipoate--protein ligase family protein yields MTLADLDWRVVGPERHPGPLTMALEEVAAETAAAGGPATVRVYTWPDALSLGYNQDPDSVDWTFCEREGIGVTRRPTGGGAIYHDGHADLSYGIVAPAEAVPGDLLDCYELFCGPILDTLEGIGIDAAFVSGEREAVHQPACYLRALHPAHDVVGPDGRKLAGNAQYRQRDAVVQHGSLSVSLRPERHCGCFAGEPDPVAFRERVGAIDEYVDVRRSEVVETLTETLTEWVDAEAGAWTDDELARARELADEKYAADEWVRRSP; encoded by the coding sequence ATGACGCTCGCGGACCTCGACTGGCGGGTCGTCGGCCCCGAACGCCACCCCGGCCCGCTGACGATGGCCCTGGAGGAGGTGGCCGCGGAGACGGCCGCGGCCGGCGGCCCCGCGACGGTACGAGTGTACACCTGGCCCGACGCGCTCTCGCTGGGGTACAACCAGGACCCCGACAGCGTCGACTGGACGTTCTGCGAGCGCGAGGGGATCGGCGTCACGCGCCGCCCCACCGGCGGCGGCGCGATCTACCACGACGGTCACGCCGACCTCTCCTACGGGATCGTCGCGCCCGCCGAGGCCGTCCCGGGGGACCTGCTGGACTGCTACGAGCTGTTCTGCGGGCCGATCCTCGATACCCTCGAAGGTATCGGGATCGACGCGGCGTTCGTGAGCGGGGAGCGCGAGGCCGTCCACCAGCCGGCCTGCTACCTGCGGGCGCTACACCCGGCCCACGACGTCGTCGGCCCGGACGGCCGCAAGCTCGCGGGCAACGCCCAGTACCGACAGCGGGACGCCGTCGTCCAGCACGGCTCGCTGTCGGTGTCGCTGCGGCCCGAGCGACACTGCGGCTGTTTCGCCGGCGAGCCCGACCCCGTCGCCTTCCGCGAGCGGGTGGGCGCGATCGACGAGTACGTCGACGTCCGGCGGAGCGAGGTGGTCGAGACGCTCACCGAGACGCTGACGGAGTGGGTCGACGCCGAGGCGGGCGCGTGGACCGACGACGAACTCGCCCGCGCCCGCGAGCTGGCCGACGAGAAGTACGCCGCCGACGAGTGGGTCCGCCGGTCGCCCTGA